The Sphingomonas donggukensis genomic interval CGCCGTGGGCGACGATGGCGACCGCCACCAGGCCGACGACGGTCGCTGCCATCGGCCACGGGGCGGGCAGGGTAACCCCGCCCACGAACAGCGCCATGATCCCGCCGAACGCCGCATGCCGCCACGGCGGGCAATCGCTGACCTGCGCAAGGCGGGCGCGCGCCGCATCAACCCCGAGCAATGCCGTGCGGGCTTCGTTGCTGTCCATCAATCATCTCCCCAAAGTTTCCAATGTGGAAAGTGATGCCTGCCGATTTCCGATTCGGCAAGTGATAATTTTCCAGACCGGAAAGCGACGATCGCTGACGGAGTGTTAAGCGGTCCCGCGCTAGGCAGCGGGACCGCGCCCGCAAGAGACCGCTCATGGCCGTCATCGTCTTCAGCCAGCCCGTTCCGTTCCCGATCGCTCCGCTGCGCGAGATGCTGGGCAAGTACCTGCCGCTGTACCGCTGGCAATGCGGCGAGGACGACGATGGCGGCGCCAAGCAGATGGGGGTGTTCGGCCAGACCGGGCTGATCGCCGGGCGATCGAGCGCCACCGTGATCTTCACCGAATATCGCTGCACGCTGGGGCGGTTTCCGGGCGGGCCGGCGGGCGAATGGTACCTCGAGATTTTTACGCCGACCACCGAGCATCAGGCGGTCGCCGACCGCATCGTCGCGCTGACTGCCGCGATCCTGATGATCCCCGATGCGGACGACGCGCGGTGCCAGCTGGTGCCGGGTGGCGCCTGGCTGGCGGCGGGCGGGCTGACCGAAGTCGTGAAGCTGGTGAACGACGGCACGTCGCTGGTCGAGGCGGCGACGATGCTGGCGGCGCTGGCACCGGGGCGAAGCGTGGAGCCGGTGCGCACCGCAGCGCCGCGGGTCGATTTGAGCGGGGCGGACTACAGCCGCCGCGTGCTGCCGCTGATGCTGGTGCTGTGCGACCGCCGCGTCCAGCCGCACTGGGCGCAGGCGGCGGAGTTCGCTCGCGACCTCGATCTCGACGGCGGCTGGGAAGTGCGCGGCGATGCGCTGGTCGGGCGCGGCACGTGCATCGCCGTCCAGGCATCGACCGCGCCCGTCCCGCCCGAAATCTGGGAGGACAGCTACACGCGCAGTTTCTGGTTCCAGGGCGACCGCGCGGCCGTGGCGGGCCACGCGATGCACCTGACGATCGGGTCGGTGCTGGACACCGCCGCCAGCGATTTCGCGACCGTGCGCCAGGTTGCAAAGGTGATGACGCTGCTGACCGGCATGATCGCGCGCCTGCCCGGCGTCGTCGCGGTGGTGAACGGGGCGATCGGCACGATCTACGAACCCGATCGCGCCGCCGGTTTTCTCGGCATACTGGCGCGCGACCAGCTGCCGGTAATGCTGTGGAGCTGGACCAAGCCGCACAGCATGGCCGACGGCAACGTCTGCCTGTCGACCAGCGGGCTGGAGCCGTTCCTGGGCCAT includes:
- a CDS encoding DUF4261 domain-containing protein encodes the protein MAVIVFSQPVPFPIAPLREMLGKYLPLYRWQCGEDDDGGAKQMGVFGQTGLIAGRSSATVIFTEYRCTLGRFPGGPAGEWYLEIFTPTTEHQAVADRIVALTAAILMIPDADDARCQLVPGGAWLAAGGLTEVVKLVNDGTSLVEAATMLAALAPGRSVEPVRTAAPRVDLSGADYSRRVLPLMLVLCDRRVQPHWAQAAEFARDLDLDGGWEVRGDALVGRGTCIAVQASTAPVPPEIWEDSYTRSFWFQGDRAAVAGHAMHLTIGSVLDTAASDFATVRQVAKVMTLLTGMIARLPGVVAVVNGAIGTIYEPDRAAGFLGILARDQLPVMLWSWTKPHSMADGNVCLSTSGLEPFLGHELEVWNAALPCDEVRDQMSDLIVYLLDNGPVIGHGDTAGRTKGDKAIRCFLGPSRAERDQPVQALFLEFGDTDALVVPKADVAAAAPVASDDGFDGVLQDFLDRACDRDTTGMSDVIRDMLAGERAERAAAAVVQAAAVAGTASPADAQDGLVAYVALTRAIGFPVDDVLEQLAQAVPDARWTRDASDQGLRVPRTLTGARNGDDIVVTIVASGAPLPAGLAGAPDHACHVRLTVATGGDSPLAMRIAAIVAAGLVVGQDTGAQAQVRGGSAWVRYDALLGLMSAAKFGAIDHLVGGAPVALAPAAPLRRVGGFGRKGL